The window GGCTGAGCCTGGACCCGCTTCGCGCGCGGCACGCCCGGAGAACGGACACGGGCGGCCTGGGCGTGGGGGCTCGGTCGGAGGAGGGCCTGTGGTGAGCGTCGGCTCGGTCGGAAGACCGGGCCGTTTTTTTCGCCGGACAGCGAAAAATCCGGCCCGCCACCATCTCCTTTGCCTGCGGCGAGAACAGCGAGCGCGCCTGAAGCCTTCCGGCAAAGGAGAGGGGAGAGGTCGAGGGGAGATTTTTCGTGTAAAGACGGAGGGGTTGGGGGAGGTCACTCCCCGACGGCAACTTCGGGCGGTATTTCGTCTTCGCGCGCCTTGGCGCGAAGACGAAATACCGCCCGATTCCTTTTTGCGGCCGGACACGCCCAGGCGGCGTCTGCCTATTCATCCCGCGTCTCGTCGCGAAAGGGGTCCAGGCTCAGCCTGGCGCAGGGGAGTCCAGAGGGGGGCGCGCAGCCCCCCTCTGGCCGCCGGAGGCAGCAGCTCTCGCTATGCCTCGGCAGTCGGCTCGGGCTTTGCGCCGAGTTCGCGGATGGCGTCGGTGTAGGCGGAGCGCAGGGAGTCGAGGTAGTCCTGGTCCATTTTTCCGGCCCAGGTCTCGATCTGCATGAAGCGTTTGGGCACGCGGGTCTTGGCGGGATCGTAGCCGGTGGCGAGGCGCATGCGCCAGCGCAGGCGCTGCATGGCCTCGGCCGGGGCGTCCATGTTCGCGGCCAGGTCGGGCAGGCCGACGGCGGAGAGGCATTCGGCGAGCAGTTCCTTCTTGTACACGCCGCGGGCGAAGAGGCAGGAGACCATGCAGGTGAGGAGGACGCGTTCGCGTTCGTCGTCCACGAGGTATTTGACGGCCTTGTCCACGTCCTTGTCGTGCTTTTTCTGGTCGTAGCCGTAGGCCCCGGTATCCAGGTGGGAGTGGCGGAAGGAGAGGGACTGGGAGGCGAAGAAGGTCTCTCCGGTGGCGTATCCGGCCATTTCCTGTCCGAGCACGCAGGCGAAGTCCTCGCCGCCGTATTTTCTCGCGGCGGTCATGGCCCCCTGGGCGAGGTCGCGGTAGAACTCGTTGTCGGCGTGGCCCAGGGACCAGATGGCGTGCTTGTAGCCCTCGACGTTGCCGAAGGCGAGGTCGGCGCCGGTCTGTTCGCGGGAAACGACGCCTTTCTGCTGGGCCTCGGTGGCCCAGGCCAGGGCCACGCCCGCGCTCATGACGTCGAGCCCCTGCTTTTCGACCTCGTCCATGAGGGCCAGGGCGTGGGAGGCGTTCATGACGCCGAGCATGGCGCCCACGGAGAAGATGAGTTCGTGGTCGTAGGAGACCTGCCGGATCTGGAAGCGGTGTTCGGCCTGGAACTGTTCGCGCAGCATGCCGACGTGGATGCAGCCCACGGGGCAGCCCGCGCAGGCGGCGTTGCGGATCAGCAGGTCTTCCGCAAACTTCTCCCCGGAAATGCCCACTGCGTCTGGATCGCGTGTTTGTTGGAGATTGCGGATGGGCAGGGAGGAGAGCTCGTTCAGGGGGATGACGTTCCCGGGCGTGCCGAGGTTGTGGTACTTGCTCATCATCTCCGTGGCGGTCATCTCCTGGTGCACCTTCTTGAACAGGGCCGTGTAGGCCTTGGGGTCGCCGGGCAGGTCGAAGTCCGCGTCGCCGGTGACGACCATGGCCTTGACGTTCTTCACGCCCATGACCGAGCCGGAGCCCAGGCGGCCGAAGTGGCGGAAGGTGTCCACGTTGATGCAGGCGTAGGCCGAGAGGGTTTCTCCGGCCGGGCCGATGCGCAGGATGCTGCGGTGTCCGGAGGAGCCGGGAAAGGCGCGGCGGATGATGCGGCCGGTGGTGAAGGCGTTGGCGCCCCAGAGGTAGTTGGCGTCCTGGACCTCCACGCTGCGGCTGCCCACGTGCACGGCGCAGGGGGTCTTGGCGCGGCCGGTGAGGACGACGGCGTCGTAGCCGGAGAAGCGCATGCACAGGCCGAGCCGTCCCCCGGCGTGGGATTCGGCGTACTGGTCGTGGTAGGGCGACTTGAAGCCCGCCACGACCTTGCTCATGAGGGGGAAGTAGCCGGAGAGGCAGCCGATGGCGAAGATGAGCGGCTGGTCCGGGTGGGACCAGGGCTCGCTCGGCAGCCCGTACTTCTCGAAGAGGGCGGCGGCCAAGCCGCTGCCGCCCATGAGGGCGTTCTTCTCACCGAAGGAGACGATCTCGGCCTTGGCCTCGTCGAGGTGGACGATGCAGACGCGGAAGGGATTGTCAGACATCGCAGGTCCCTCCCACGCAGACGTGTTCGGGCTTTTCGCGCAGCTCGAGGCAGTCGTGCGGGCAGAAGGGCACGCACTGGCCGCAGTGGATGCAGACGTAGGGGGTGCTCGAGTCGTCCAGGAAGATGGCGTCCACGGGGCAGGCCTCGGCGCAGCGGCCGCAGCGGATGCAGAGCTTCATCTTGACCAGCACGCCTCCTCCCTTGCGCTGGGAGTAGGCGCCGGTGGGGCAGGCCACGGCGCAGGGCGCGGGCTCGCAGCCGAGGCAGAGCTGGGCCTCGTAGCCGGTGGTTATGCCGCCGCTGGACTTGATGCGGATGCCGGCCATGTGCCAGGAGAATTTCTTGTGCACCTGGCGCGCACAGGCCAAGGAGCACGAGTGGCACCCGATGCAGCGGTCCATGCGCGGCGCGCGCAGTATTTTCATTATTTGAATGCCCTCCGGGAAGGCTCCGGGAGTTTTCGAAAGGAAACCGACGCTTCAAGGTTGCACAAAAGTTCGTGACTGTCCAACGCCTTCGGTCGACCATGCCGCGGGGTTGTGATATTGCAATCAATTTTACGCCCCTGCGGCAAGGATTGCACAGGGGCGCCGAGCAGTGTAGGTGTCGGAAACTTCCGCGGGCGTTCAGCGTCCCGCAACAGATTCACGGTAGCATGGAAAATCAGACGCACGCGGGCAAGACCCCGCTTCTCCCCCTGACGCTGACCGCGCTCGGCGTGGTCTACGGCGACATCGGCACGAGCCCCCTCTACGCGCTCCGCGAGTGCTTTCTCGGCGAGATGGGCCTGGCCACCACGCACGCCAACGTGCTCGGCGTGCTTTCCCTGATCTTCTGGGCGCTCATCCTGATCATCTCCTGCAAGTACCTGCTGTTCATCCTGCAGGCGGACAACCAGGGCGAGGGCGGCATCCTGGCGCTCATGGCCCTGGCCACGCACGGCGGCAGCGAGCGCGGCGTCGGCAGGCTGCTGATCCCGCTCGGCCTGTTCGGCGCGGCCCTGCTCTACGGCGACGGCATGATCACCCCGGCCATCTCGGTGCTTTCGGCCGTGGAAGGCCTGCAGGTGGCGGCGCCCTCGGTGCAGCACTTCATCATTCCCTTGACCGTGGCCATCCTCATCGGGCTGTTCATGGTGCAGCGCCACGGCACCGCCGGCGTGGGCCGGGTCTTCGGCCCGGTGACGCTCGTGTGGTTCGCGGTGCTGGCGGTCATGGGCGTGTCCTGGATCGTCAAGCGGCCCGAGGTGCTGTGGGCGCTGGATCCGGCCTACGCGGCAGCCTTCTTCATGCACAACGGGCTGCCGGGCTTCGTGGTCCTGGGCGCGGTCTTCCTGGTGGTCACGGGCGGCGAGGCGCTGTACGCGGACATGGGCCATTTCGGCCGCGTGCCCATCCGCCTGGCCTGGTTCACCGTGGTCCTGCCCGGTCTCGTGCTCAACTACTTCGGCCAGGGCGCGCTGCTTCTGGAGCGTCCCGACGCGGTGACCAACCCCTTCTACCTCATGGCCCCGACCTGGGCCCTGACCCCGCTTCTGCTGCTGGCCACGGCGGCCACGGTCATCGCCTCGCAGGCGGTCATCTCGGGCGCCTTCTCCCTGACCATGCAGGCGGTGCAGCTCGGCTACAGCCCGCGCCTGGCCATCGAGCACACCTCGGCCACGGAGCGCGGGCAGATCTACGTCCCGGCCGTGAATTGGCTGCTCATGATCTGCTGCGTGGGGCTGGTCATCGGCTTCGAGTCGTCGGGCGCGCTGGCCGCGGCCTACGGCATCGCCGTGACCACGACCATGGTCATCACCACGGCGCTCTTCTACACCGTGGCGCGGCGGCGCTGGCACTGGAGCCGCCTGGCCGCGGCCCTGCCGTGCCTGGGCTTCCTGGTGGCGGACATCGCGTTCCTCGGCGCCAACGCGCTGAAGATCGTGCACGGCGGCTGGTTCCCGCTGCTCGTGGCGGGCATGTTCTTCGCCCTCATGGCCACCTGGAAGGACGGCCGCCACGTGCTGGCGCGCCGCATGGTGGCGGGCGCCGTGCCCCTGGACAAGCTGCCCACCCTGCTGGCCCACGAGCCCCCGGCCCGCGTGCCGGGCACGGCCGTGTTCATGGCTGGCAACCCGCAGATCGTGCCCCCGGCGCTGCTGCACAACCTCAAGCACAACCGCGTGCTGCACGAGCGCGTGGCCATCCTCACGGTGGTCACGGAGGACCGGCCCGTGGTGCCCAGGAGCGAGCGCAAGCTCATCGAGCCCCTGTCCGGCGGCATCACGCGCGTGACGCTGCGCTACGGCTTCATGCAGTCGCCCAACGTCCCCCGCGCCCTGCACGACCTCGTCCTGGACGGCTGGGAGTTCGACATCCACGACACGACCTTCTTCCTGGGCCGCGAGTCCCTGGTGGCCAGCGGCGGCTCGGGCATGTCCGGCTGGCGCGAGCGCCTCTTCGCCTTCATGTCCGGCATCGCCCGCTCGGCCACGGCCTTCTACGGCCTGCCGCCGGACCGCATCGTGGAACTGGGCAGCCAGGTCAAGCTCTAGCCCGCTTCCCGCCTCCCCGTTTTCCCCTGACAAAAAGAAAAGGCGGCCACGCATGCGCGGCCGCCTTCTTCATTTCCCGCCGGACAGACCGGCAGGCTATGGAACACGCCTACTGCTGGGGAGCGGCGGCCGCGTCCTTCTTGGCTTTCTTGGTCTTCTTGGGGGCCTTCTTGTGGGCCTTGGTCTCGGACTTCTTGTGAGCCTTGGGGGCCTTCTTCTGGGCCTTCTTGGCGGGCTGGGCCGGGCTCTCCATGGTCGTGGACTCGGTGGCGTCCTGCTGGGCAAAGACGGGCACCGAGGCGGCGAGCAGAAGGGCGGCGGCGGCAGCGGCGATGAAGCGGGCAAACACGGACTTGCGTTCGCTCATGATAGGATTCTCCTTGGGGTTGCGTGTCGCATCTCAGCCCCCTGGGGATGAGAGCGCGTGAATTGTAGAATAGCGCCGCCGTCTGTCCACAAAAAAAATGAAATCCCGCGACCCGCGCCGTTGTTCGATCGCGGGGCGGGGACGGGCAGGATGCGAAACACCGCCGCAGTCCGTCGGGGCACGATGTCTGCGGCCGATTTCAGGAGAGAAATAAAAAGGTTGCAGTCTCCGCCAAAGCAGGACGACGGCGCGCCGCCATGCCCGCAAGACCGCCGTTTGGGGCGGGCGCTGCAGAACCTGGGGTCGGGAAAAAGACGGAAAGCCGGAGATTCCGCCGCAATCCGGCTCTCCGCACGGAGCGGGAAAAAGGTTGCCGAAACGGCCTGTTTCGCCGGACCGGCTACCCTCCGCAGGGGGCCTTGCAGCGGCCGAAGAGTTCGGTCATCTCGCGCAGCCGCCTGCACAGGTCGTCGTTCACCTGGTCCCAGGAAAGCCTCCACTCCCAGTTGCCCTGGGGCTTGGAGGGGGTGTTCATGCGCGCCTCGGCGCCGAGGGCGAGGAGGTCCTGCATGGGGCACAGGGCGAAGGCCGCCGGACTCCGCCAGACCAGCCGGATGAGCTCCCAGGGGGCCTCGTGGTCGGAAAAGCCGTGGCCCACGTAGGCGAAGAGCCGCTGTCGGTCCATGTCCGAGGCCTCGTCCAGATACCAGCCGCGCGTGGTGTTGTTGTCGTGGGTGCCGGTGTAGGCCACGCAGGTGCGCACGTGGTTGTGCGGGGCGTCCAGGTTGGCGCCTATGCCGGGGCCGAAGCAGAACTGCACGATCTTCATGCCCGGCAGGCCGAAGGTGTCGCGCAGCTCGCGCACGTCCGGGGTTATCACGCCCAGGTCCTCGGCGATGATGGGCAGGCTCGGGAAGGCCGCCTCCAGGGCGCCGAAGAACTCCATGCCCGGCGCGTCCACCCAGCGGCCGTTGATCGCGGTCTTCTCCCCGGCCGGAATCTCCCAGTAGCCCGCGAAGCCCCGGAAGTGGTCGATGCGCACGTAGTCGTAGAGCGAGAGGTTGTGGCCCACGCGCCGGGTCCACCAGGCGAAGTCGCTCTCCTTCAGGCGGTCCCAGTCGTAGACCGGATTGCCCCAGAGCTGGCCGGTCTCGGAGAAGTAGTCCGGCGGCACTCCGGCCACGAAGACGGGCTGCTTCTCCTGGTCGAGCTTGAAGAACTCGGGGTTGGCCCAGACGTCGGCCGAGTCGAAGGTCACGTAGATGGGCGCGTCGCCCACGAGCTGGATGCGCCGCTCGCGCAGCATCTTCCGGAAGGCCCGCCACTGCGAGAAGAAGAGGAACTGCTCGAAGCGCACGTACTGGATGCGCTCGTAAAGCCGCCTGCGCGCGTCCTCCAGGGCGCCGGGCAGGCGGTCGCGCAGCTCCGCGGGCCACTCGGTCCACATGCGGCCGCCCTGCTCCTCCTTGATGGCCGCGAACAGGGCGTAGTCGCCGAGCCAGGAGGCGTGCTCCTCCAGGAACTGGGCGAAGAGCAGCTCGCCCTCGAGCCGCTCGCGGCCGCGCTCGAAGGCCGTGCGCAAAAGCCCCAGCTTGTAGGCCTCGGCCTCGGGATAGGCGCAGTGCCCGCGCGCGCCCGTGGGCGGCTCGCCC of the Desulfovibrio sp. X2 genome contains:
- a CDS encoding aldehyde ferredoxin oxidoreductase N-terminal domain-containing protein; amino-acid sequence: MSDNPFRVCIVHLDEAKAEIVSFGEKNALMGGSGLAAALFEKYGLPSEPWSHPDQPLIFAIGCLSGYFPLMSKVVAGFKSPYHDQYAESHAGGRLGLCMRFSGYDAVVLTGRAKTPCAVHVGSRSVEVQDANYLWGANAFTTGRIIRRAFPGSSGHRSILRIGPAGETLSAYACINVDTFRHFGRLGSGSVMGVKNVKAMVVTGDADFDLPGDPKAYTALFKKVHQEMTATEMMSKYHNLGTPGNVIPLNELSSLPIRNLQQTRDPDAVGISGEKFAEDLLIRNAACAGCPVGCIHVGMLREQFQAEHRFQIRQVSYDHELIFSVGAMLGVMNASHALALMDEVEKQGLDVMSAGVALAWATEAQQKGVVSREQTGADLAFGNVEGYKHAIWSLGHADNEFYRDLAQGAMTAARKYGGEDFACVLGQEMAGYATGETFFASQSLSFRHSHLDTGAYGYDQKKHDKDVDKAVKYLVDDERERVLLTCMVSCLFARGVYKKELLAECLSAVGLPDLAANMDAPAEAMQRLRWRMRLATGYDPAKTRVPKRFMQIETWAGKMDQDYLDSLRSAYTDAIRELGAKPEPTAEA
- a CDS encoding 4Fe-4S binding protein, with amino-acid sequence MKILRAPRMDRCIGCHSCSLACARQVHKKFSWHMAGIRIKSSGGITTGYEAQLCLGCEPAPCAVACPTGAYSQRKGGGVLVKMKLCIRCGRCAEACPVDAIFLDDSSTPYVCIHCGQCVPFCPHDCLELREKPEHVCVGGTCDV
- a CDS encoding potassium transporter Kup, with protein sequence MENQTHAGKTPLLPLTLTALGVVYGDIGTSPLYALRECFLGEMGLATTHANVLGVLSLIFWALILIISCKYLLFILQADNQGEGGILALMALATHGGSERGVGRLLIPLGLFGAALLYGDGMITPAISVLSAVEGLQVAAPSVQHFIIPLTVAILIGLFMVQRHGTAGVGRVFGPVTLVWFAVLAVMGVSWIVKRPEVLWALDPAYAAAFFMHNGLPGFVVLGAVFLVVTGGEALYADMGHFGRVPIRLAWFTVVLPGLVLNYFGQGALLLERPDAVTNPFYLMAPTWALTPLLLLATAATVIASQAVISGAFSLTMQAVQLGYSPRLAIEHTSATERGQIYVPAVNWLLMICCVGLVIGFESSGALAAAYGIAVTTTMVITTALFYTVARRRWHWSRLAAALPCLGFLVADIAFLGANALKIVHGGWFPLLVAGMFFALMATWKDGRHVLARRMVAGAVPLDKLPTLLAHEPPARVPGTAVFMAGNPQIVPPALLHNLKHNRVLHERVAILTVVTEDRPVVPRSERKLIEPLSGGITRVTLRYGFMQSPNVPRALHDLVLDGWEFDIHDTTFFLGRESLVASGGSGMSGWRERLFAFMSGIARSATAFYGLPPDRIVELGSQVKL
- the malQ gene encoding 4-alpha-glucanotransferase; the protein is MHRQSGILLHLTSLPSSYGIGDLGPGATWFADFLAASGQGLWQILPIGPTSPAIGNSPYSSFSSFAANPLLISPDLLVQDGWLEHTDLGEPPTGARGHCAYPEAEAYKLGLLRTAFERGRERLEGELLFAQFLEEHASWLGDYALFAAIKEEQGGRMWTEWPAELRDRLPGALEDARRRLYERIQYVRFEQFLFFSQWRAFRKMLRERRIQLVGDAPIYVTFDSADVWANPEFFKLDQEKQPVFVAGVPPDYFSETGQLWGNPVYDWDRLKESDFAWWTRRVGHNLSLYDYVRIDHFRGFAGYWEIPAGEKTAINGRWVDAPGMEFFGALEAAFPSLPIIAEDLGVITPDVRELRDTFGLPGMKIVQFCFGPGIGANLDAPHNHVRTCVAYTGTHDNNTTRGWYLDEASDMDRQRLFAYVGHGFSDHEAPWELIRLVWRSPAAFALCPMQDLLALGAEARMNTPSKPQGNWEWRLSWDQVNDDLCRRLREMTELFGRCKAPCGG